The sequence below is a genomic window from Theobroma cacao cultivar B97-61/B2 chromosome 6, Criollo_cocoa_genome_V2, whole genome shotgun sequence.
TTGCATTTGAGAGAATAACTTTGACCGCTATGCTTACCGTTTCCAGTTCCTTTCTTCCTTGCAACACAATACATGGTGGAAGCCAGTAGCAGTATCACTAAAACCGCTGATCCAATTGTAAGAACTACAGTCATCCATATTTTCCTTCCACCACCTGAATTTGAGGGAGCGAATACTAGTATCACTTTCAGaggattttatttatttattattaacaGGTTCATGTAATCAATtcttaaattgaaataaatttgCACACCTCCTTTCTTTTCTGTGGAAACAGAGGGCTCTTTGGCGCCATCATAAAAGGCATATAACTCATACCTAAGATAGCAGCTGCGACTAAGAAGTCGTGCCCCACGAGAAGCATAGCACTCAGAAGAAACATCTTTAATGGCAGCCTCAAGGCATTCGTTACAGTCATCTGGGGATAAGTCTCGGGTGCACTGCACCATAGCATACAGGGTGTCATCTGCTGTATATGGTTCTCCTCCAGCAGCATACATATTTGTTGAAGAATTGAAGGCTGCCCTTTTGGTAAGATTTCGCAGCTTGTTCTCTACGATAGATTGGAAGTGTACAGGATCCGAGATGTTAATAATATTATCTTTGCAAAAATTGTCTGCTACATTCAATCggccaaaaaaattattatctgaGTAGCGCAATTGGCAATCTTCCTCCCATACGACTGCTTCCGTTCTATTTGGACAAAGATACGTGATAGCCTTTGATGCAACGGAGATGCAGTCTTGGCAGGTTTCATATGAAACATAGTCGAGGCACAGGTACTGACCATAAACTCTATCCGTGCCATTCCCATAAGAGGTATTGTTGTATTTGGAGACAGAAGCTTCTGATGGTAGTAACGAAAGCAGATTGTTGAGATTATTTTGGAATGAACTATTCAATAAATGATTGCTAGTATTGTTTGAACAAAGTGGGTAGGGAGGATCAGCAAGAGCAAGATCATGAAGaccagaaagaaaagaacaaagcaaAAGCAAACGAATGGTTTGTGTAGAACTGGAATGATCCATATCTTGTCTCTCCAGTCTCTGCAACACTGCAAGATTGGCTCAACTGCAGCTTAACCTTTAGGTGCAGACCTTAAATATTACTATGAGATAGAAATTCTAACAAGCAGTTTCTGGTGAGCAAGAACTTTCAAGTGAAAGTCAAATCAATGGTACTCGTAGATGAATTTATTCCTGGGAAACTAAGTAGAATggaaaaacaattcaattgTCCTACTTGTACAATGACCGCGACCTTTCGGGGTACAAGTCAACCCAACAGGCGGTTGATTATTTGCTAACAGGCGAATAGAAAATTTTAGGGAAAACGAAGGCAGAATCATTGAATCAGGCTACAACTTTAGGCAGACAAACAAAAGGCTGATAAAGTTTAACTACACTTGGTGTAGTTCCAGGAAGGTGCTTTCCACCTGCTGCGCCACTTTAAGCCTGACGGTATACTGGATACCTTGACCTGACCAGAACCTTCTGTCAGCCTGCTGCATGTTTACCAGTATCAACTAGTACATTGGTAAcgtctttatttatttttttttaggaaaTGTAGAGGAGTTGCATTTCTTACATATCTTAATTAAAACATTGTAATTACTACTGCTAATTATGTCACTTAGataaaatgaaacaaatgTCGTGCATTAATGTATTAAAAGGGTGTAATCGTTAATCTAGCAAACATCCAAAAGTTAtaatagaagaagaagaagcctCTAGCCAAAGCTACTTCCACTAAGGCATTTTCTTGTAATTAAGGTGATTTGGTAGCATTTTCTTCTACCTTATTTAGCAGGAAGCAAACAATTATATGTCCAAAAGAGGAAAATTATCCCAGAGCATATAAAGAGAATTTCTAATAACATTTGATGATCATGCCCCACGAACAGAACAATCTCAGTAATATTCTTGTTACATTGAACAAAGGGAGTACAGATTTTGAACACTGAAATTTTGTCCTATCAAGGAGATCAGTTGACTGCTGCtagattaaatttaatttgttaatgGGGGTCAATACATTCAACGGGCTGAGATATCAGATACTGTCATCTGATTCATTGATGGATCTATCATTGAAGACTGATCAATTGCGATCACTCTGCCCACAGAAAATGCTGGTCTCTTTGGTTCAGGAAGAGCAATCGTATCCGTATCACTTCCTAAGACAACCACAATATCAGACATGGTGGGTCTGTCTGCTGGATCTTCCTGCACGCATAAAAGCCCGACATGAAAGCACCGGTTGATTTCCGGTTTTGAGCATGATTCCAGCAAAAAAGGGTCCACTATTTCCAATTCTTTACCTTCTCTCCATATTTGCCAGGCCTGCCGATAAATTcacataaaatcaaaatttagagAGAACAGAGTATTCTACTGATGGAGGGatactttaattttatcaaacagGTAAACTCACATAAGCAAGAAGTGTCTGGGCATGTTCTGTTAGGTAAAAGCCACTATTTTTTTGCCCACACAGAATCTCTAGCACTATCACGCCAAAGCTAAAAACATCGGATTTCACAGAGAATAACCCCTCCATTGCATATTCTGGAGCCATGTATCCACTGTTTCATGTATAAATGCCAGCCATTTTTTGATCTTTTAGTGATTATCAAGTAAGGGTCAAGAACAAaagatttaagaaaaagtaaacTCACTATGTTCCCACAACTCTTTTAGTGTTAGCTGAATTCTGGTTTTCACAAAAAATTCTTGCCATGCCAAAATCTGATATCTTGGCAACCATGTCTTGGTCCAACAATACATTGCTGGGTTTTAGATCTCtatgaatgattttaagtCGGGAATCCTCGTGAAGATAGAGAAGTCCCCTGGCAATTCCACTTATAATTCCAAAGCATGTCTTCCAATCAAGTTGTGGGCGTTTCTCCGGatctgaaaaaaaatatattgaagaTCATTTGATAAACAAAGAGATTCACATGAGTTGTAGTCTACTTGGAAGAATAAAGGGTACATACCAAAGATGAAGAAATCAAGGCTTTTGTTTGGCATAAACTCGTATATGAGCAGCTTTTCCTCACCTTCAATTCCACAGCCCAATAGCCTGACAAGGTTTTTATGTtgaagttttgaaattaatatgaCTTCATTCTTCAACTCTTCCAAACCTTGCCATGACCTCCTCGACAGCCTTTTAACTGCCACTTCCTTCCCATCTGCTAGCACACCCTTGAACAgttgaatttaatttataaattcagACACGAGACATCAATCCAGGCACATAAACAAAACTTAAGTCATAATAAACTTTGCGGAAAAGGAGGTCATAACTCTTGGATACCTTGTAAACTGTGCCGAAGCCACCTTGTCCGAGCCTGTTGGAATCAGAGAAATCATCCGTAGCTGCCCTTATAGTGGGTAAATCAAGGAAGGGAAATTCTTGAGATGTTACCAACTCGCCTTCTTGTGTAATGGTTACTCCCTTTGGGCTTGCCAATTCATATAACAATGCTTTCTGGCTTATTGCCTCATCtgcaaaagaaataaaatcttCTTTCATatctcattctttttttcattttactgaaaataatatattttgctCTATCAAAAGGTCAAGTTTTATTAGCATCATGTAAAATGATACAGGACCTTGGCATAGCCAAGAAAAGATCATTCAAGTGATAATAGGGCAGAACCCAAAAAGGTTCTGCTATCCAACCGTATAGTGACAAGAAACACCTGCTGTAACAAAACATACCTAAAAACATCCATAATTAAGATAAGATAACATATACTATCAAGAAAAGATGGTTGGCCATTTCTGCAGCATTTTACCGTTTTGTGTCCTTTTCTTCCACCGGTAATAGACAACGCTAGAACCAATCAGAAGCGCAAGAACCAATGCTGTTGCACATATTACTGCCACAAGCATCCCACTGCTCCATTTATCCCCTGTTTTCAGTGCAAACAATTTGGTCAAAATCCAATTTTAGCACTCAGTTTggaattattgaaaaataatgatTGAAGCATTCTTTTAGGTcgaaaatttgaatattgttGTAAAACGTGGTActgacttttcattattttctttttcatttttccattGTCTGATTGAAGTGattaatttttgagtttgTGAGCTGTATGCCAACAAGTAGAAAGCACAGAGGAGCTATTCAAGAATGGACACAGAAAATAAAGGGTGTTGTAGAAGGGTTCTTGTGATAGGGAAAGAGAAAGTGCtgcaaataagtaaaaagatGAGCTGAAGGTGGTGGAGAGCAAAATTGAAATAGTCCTGAAACACCAAGTGTTGTAACAGATGGAAGTGGAAGAGaataagataaaagaaaacctGATCCTATCCAACTTAAATGTAATTAATCAAAGATTCAATgtttcaaagaagaaagaaaattgattttcatgttTGTACCTGCAGATTTCGGGTATATTAATGGAGAATTTGAGGCATTATAAAAGTGGTACATTTGAAACCTCACGTTACAGTTCCTGCTCAGAACAGTTCCACCTGTACGGGAATAGCAGCAGGCTTTAAGATCTCCAAGGGCTGAATCTAAGCAAGTTTGACATTTACTACCAGAAATGTCCCTACTGCACTGAACGAGACCATATATTGTTTCCTTCTTATTAAACTTTATTTCTCCAAATCCAAACATGATCTTGGAAAGGGCTGCTGCCTCCGTCGAGATGTTGTTCATTAAAAACGTCAACACATCATTGAAATGATCAGGATGTGATATATTTGTCTCCTGCTTGTTTGATTCAGGATACTTTCCGGTATAAACCATCAAGGAACTGTTCTGGAATGAGTACTGAACCTGACAGAGATCGTACCAGACAATTGCTTCTTCAGTTTTGCACAGGTTCATTATATCTTGGCTAGCATTCTCTATGCAACTTCGACATAACGAAGTGTTGACATCTCCTCTGCAAAGTGCTCGACCGTAGACTTGATCAGCACCATCTCCAATAGAGGTGCTGTAGAAGCCGGTATCTGAAGTATTGGAAGGTAATGCCTCAAGAACCCGCTCAAGGTTGTTTTCAAATGTGCTGTTACTTGTGTAGTTTGTGTTTTCTGAGCAAAAAGTGAAGAGAAGATTTGGGGAGACTTCGTCAAAGAGCACGAACAGCCTCAAGATCAGCAAAAGCATAGCTGAAAGTGCATACTtgcccatttttctttttccttttctttttctttggagtACGTTTTGCATTACTACTTTTTAGCTTAAGAACTGTAATATGGAAGCTGACTTAATCAGAAAGCTCATTTAACTGTTTCCGCAGGACATTTCCTCTTCTAAAACGACTTGTGGTCACAAATTTTAGGCATGGTTAAACCTATTAACATCACAAGGAAACTTCAACTGAGAAGCTGAAAATTCACGAAGACTTCAGTAGTTTTGGCAAACTCTGACACAAACTGGCAATCACCCctacaattttcttttctttcgtACAATATGGcttaactttatatttttgttcaatgtCTTTCATAAAGATTGACTTAGTGACCAGTGATAATAAAAAGTCTATAATGGCATGCAATTATAATCTTGTCATGTTAGGACTTTTCAAGTTTTATTCTGAGTTctttaataacttttaaataacattatttcttaatattgACGAAATATATAATCACAAAAAATATTGTGGTAATTCATCTCACATCCGATGTAAATATAATtgttaagatttaaattaatcattattaataatttgagtttaaatttttgaatcatcacACTTGGATTTCgtcacaataataataagtggCTGATTGATTTTCTGCTTGATTAATTCGGTGGCCGTACCTGGTTGTTTTCCAGGCAACTGCGTATGtttacaagaaaagaaaagctcCTCAATTGGCTGAACAGATAAGAATAATATACAGGGCGACTTTGACAATAAGGCATGGATGAATATTGAGAATATGAGATTCCAGCTGGTTCAATGGTGTTGTAGAGTAGACCCAGAATTCAACGTAAATTAACGAATATTCAAATTGAATAAGTATATGGTAATATACAAATTACTGATGGCTAAGCTtcaggaaattttgatgaagaCAGTAATTGACCAAATACACTATCTCCAAGATTAATAATAGGATAAATTACGTAAGTGATCACCGCCTTGATATTTTTCTACTGAACCAAATCTTCCATTAACCAATACCCTTCTTGCATTCGACTTTGATCTTGAATTTCCCAAGGTTACCatcaatataattatttaatacttGCCCTTGGCTTGTGCTGAGCATGGACAGCAGAACAAGAGGCCGCTTTGATCATTGAATCTTACTTTCCCAGCTGCTGACTGCTCTTTTAATCAATTCGTATTCGTTACCACGTTGAAatcatg
It includes:
- the LOC18597082 gene encoding cysteine-rich receptor-like protein kinase 10, translating into MKEDFISFADEAISQKALLYELASPKGVTITQEGELVTSQEFPFLDLPTIRAATDDFSDSNRLGQGGFGTVYKGVLADGKEVAVKRLSRRSWQGLEELKNEVILISKLQHKNLVRLLGCGIEGEEKLLIYEFMPNKSLDFFIFDPEKRPQLDWKTCFGIISGIARGLLYLHEDSRLKIIHRDLKPSNVLLDQDMVAKISDFGMARIFCENQNSANTKRVVGTYGYMAPEYAMEGLFSVKSDVFSFGVIVLEILCGQKNSGFYLTEHAQTLLAYAWQIWREGKELEIVDPFLLESCSKPEINRCFHVGLLCVQEDPADRPTMSDIVVVLGSDTDTIALPEPKRPAFSVGRVIAIDQSSMIDPSMNQMTVSDISARSNLAVLQRLERQDMDHSSSTQTIRLLLLCSFLSGLHDLALADPPYPLCSNNTSNHLLNSSFQNNLNNLLSLLPSEASVSKYNNTSYGNGTDRVYGQYLCLDYVSYETCQDCISVASKAITYLCPNRTEAVVWEEDCQLRYSDNNFFGRLNVADNFCKDNIINISDPVHFQSIVENKLRNLTKRAAFNSSTNMYAAGGEPYTADDTLYAMVQCTRDLSPDDCNECLEAAIKDVSSECYASRGARLLSRSCYLRYELYAFYDGAKEPSVSTEKKGGGGRKIWMTVVLTIGSAVLVILLLASTMYCVARKKGTGNGKKKLHNIGDPENTDLQNQYFEGLDELRAHDSYFDLATINSATDNFSHSKLLGQGGFGPVYKGVLPDGKEVAVKRLSSFSEQGTLEFTNEVLLILKLQHKNLVGLLGFCVDQQEKLLVYEFMPNSSLDVVLFDSKKRAQLNWSRRLNIINGIARGILYLHEDSRLRIIHRDIKASNVLLDCDMNPKISDFGMARIFAGANSEANTARIVGTYGYMAPEYAMEGLYSIKSDVFSFGVLLLEIITGRRNAGFHQSKRVPTLVAYAWHLWNEGNALELMDPLLTDGCPDEFLRYIHIGLLCVEEDAFNRPTMSSVVVMLKGEAVTLCQPQQPAFSVGRFADHHQTLAHSCSVNGLTISNIAPR
- the LOC108662465 gene encoding cysteine-rich repeat secretory protein 38; this encodes MGKYALSAMLLLILRLFVLFDEVSPNLLFTFCSENTNYTSNSTFENNLERVLEALPSNTSDTGFYSTSIGDGADQVYGRALCRGDVNTSLCRSCIENASQDIMNLCKTEEAIVWYDLCQVQYSFQNSSLMVYTGKYPESNKQETNISHPDHFNDVLTFLMNNISTEAAALSKIMFGFGEIKFNKKETIYGLVQCSRDISGSKCQTCLDSALGDLKACCYSRTGGTVLSRNCNVRFQMYHFYNASNSPLIYPKSAGDKWSSGMLVAVICATALVLALLIGSSVVYYRYVLLQQVFLVTIRLDSRTFLGSALLSLE